In Terriglobus sp. TAA 43, a single window of DNA contains:
- a CDS encoding lysylphosphatidylglycerol synthase transmembrane domain-containing protein, whose translation MSEKPSSNASRYWKLIPGLLISAFFLWRTLRGFHLDELRDVHFGHPVWILGVLGFISVDYGLRSYRWWLMLRRYNARLTACFRVLLTSLAANNILPFRIGDFLRIFAYAPDVNASSSAVLSTVVLERLLDTVMLLGFFAVAAPGLESSFSAFSFHGYGVAQTVRLVLVILVFCLCLLLFGTHLLHILVQKLVARYGNHPRTRKFGEWAEQLFDAIVHIPFSVRFLLVLLTAVVWLCEGMVFYSTAQLLGLNTFRGSMLASILSNLSFMLPSAPGGIGPFEAFGKLAMESQGVPTSLAILYALFVHFVIFMIVNIVGGIGFLINRKEHGGKTLSDEIHSLPPEADLL comes from the coding sequence TTGAGCGAAAAGCCGTCCAGCAACGCAAGCCGCTACTGGAAACTCATTCCTGGGCTTCTCATCTCTGCCTTTTTCCTGTGGCGGACACTTCGCGGATTCCACCTGGATGAACTGCGCGATGTGCACTTCGGCCATCCCGTATGGATTCTGGGTGTACTGGGCTTCATCTCAGTCGACTACGGCCTCCGCAGCTACCGCTGGTGGCTCATGTTGCGCCGGTATAACGCGCGCCTCACCGCATGCTTCCGCGTTCTGTTAACCAGTCTGGCCGCAAACAATATCCTGCCGTTCCGCATTGGCGATTTCCTGCGTATCTTTGCTTACGCCCCGGATGTAAACGCATCCTCGTCCGCTGTACTCAGCACCGTCGTACTGGAACGGCTGCTGGATACGGTGATGCTTCTTGGCTTCTTTGCCGTGGCTGCCCCTGGCTTGGAAAGCAGTTTCAGTGCATTCTCATTCCATGGCTATGGCGTCGCTCAGACGGTTCGCCTGGTGCTCGTCATTCTGGTGTTCTGCCTGTGCCTGCTTCTCTTCGGCACGCACCTTCTGCACATCCTTGTGCAGAAACTTGTCGCGCGTTACGGCAATCACCCACGCACGCGCAAGTTCGGAGAGTGGGCTGAGCAGTTGTTTGATGCTATCGTGCACATCCCTTTCTCGGTGCGTTTTCTGCTCGTGCTGCTCACAGCCGTCGTCTGGCTCTGTGAAGGCATGGTCTTTTATTCCACCGCACAGCTCCTAGGCCTCAACACCTTCCGTGGCTCCATGCTGGCGTCCATTCTCAGCAATCTGAGTTTTATGCTGCCCAGTGCTCCGGGTGGCATCGGCCCCTTTGAAGCATTCGGCAAGCTCGCCATGGAGTCTCAGGGAGTGCCCACTTCGTTGGCCATCCTGTACGCACTCTTTGTGCACTTCGTCATCTTTATGATCGTCAACATCGTCGGCGGCATCGGCTTCCTGATCAACCGCAAAGAGCATGGCGGTAAAACGCTCTCGGATGAAATTCATTCACTCCCGCCAGAAGCCGATCTCCTGTAA
- a CDS encoding response regulator has product MTLAESTVLVVDDEPVLRLTFSVLLRRMGAQVLTAEDGAEALEIVAANHVDVILTDKKMPNVDGLALLYQLRERGVMTPAILFVNGVLPEDATEMERLGVTRTISKPIHPLELVGILEDALVDR; this is encoded by the coding sequence ATGACGTTGGCTGAGAGCACCGTCCTTGTTGTCGACGACGAACCTGTGTTGCGACTGACCTTCTCTGTGCTATTAAGGCGGATGGGGGCACAGGTTCTCACCGCGGAGGATGGTGCAGAGGCACTGGAGATCGTGGCAGCAAATCATGTCGATGTGATTCTTACCGACAAGAAGATGCCAAACGTGGATGGGTTGGCGTTGCTATATCAACTGCGCGAACGCGGCGTGATGACGCCTGCCATTTTGTTTGTGAATGGAGTCTTGCCAGAAGATGCAACGGAGATGGAACGACTTGGTGTGACGCGGACGATCTCCAAGCCAATTCATCCGCTGGAGCTGGTGGGAATCTTAGAAGATGCGCTTGTAGACAGGTGA
- a CDS encoding cellulose biosynthesis protein BcsC: MHAQTQPAATSAATQALLDKARSLESRGRMDMAAQTWQQVLLADPNNTDALAGLARAAKMSGNNALANTYLQRLRSINPNDPGIARAESVMQQGAQLAELQKAGKLAAAGNYAEAVRIYRSVFGNNPPQGEWALAYYETEAATEDGRPHAIAALRSLMDRYPADSRYQVALGRILTYNPKTRAEGRRLLERHPNDPQAAEALKQSLVWDAQNPASAGDIRNYLAKHKDAQLQDALRTTEANQRAAAKGRKPSAGTPAAPYVEPAENAQLRQYNAEQSAAYAALNAKRFTEAEERFKTLLAKNPNDARALAGMGYVRMNQQNFGGSISFLEQAKQEGATDKGLDANLTTARYFYTIQEGGIALNENDLTTAEQQYRQALAIRPAGPEALLGLAGTLAKAQQPEPASAAYQEYIRLKPQAIEGWRGLFMSQYQAGHAAAALDTERRTPQTIRTQLMRDPDYLRSLASAYSAVGRDADAQRVLRSALDMPFPAGAQGLKADTQLQYASLLLQANHLDQAAGLYRQVLSADPTNALAWQGLVNTLHTMHDDAGAIQTLESMPPVVYDQALRDPGFLGTAAAIYQSQNKYDIAQSLLERAIAQQNTAGQRIPAPLQLQLAGLYLQRNDAAHAFPIYQRILSENPDRVDAWKGLLTALHTAGRDRDALAQVQQIPVATRKTLEGDVEYLQTIGNIYNSLGQPSQAMLFLNRVQQRYASQHTVPPADIDIQNAWLLFNGQNDVGLYRQLLVLGSRQDLSDEQRRTVQVIWANWAVRKANQSAAANNEKRSLAILNATAKAFPDNPGVIKALAGGYLRAGLPKQAVSIFKAQDMSTGSAADYKAAVGSALAANDLKDAENWLRYALDQYPRDGQILNLAARFEQARGDSTRAADYYRASLAAQPQPDPGSELASILNQPSPQLNPRQLPSPTQAEGLAQLLAPGQEDRNPDGTPMTQPPAHPYLPNASNSYGQAPVQIGTQAPLPGSGYAQPYNGNTAQPTVPSYMANPNSTVRQQPSTQRLRDYVPNSGTLPAPGSIVYPGVSENYAMPDVTGHAQEAPLTASAQPLSSETDLPGTAPDASLAYQHEQIRRSTEQAQSGNTSEPLYLAGSHREGAQTGQFNGEVYGPYVPYVAPSQQNATPMVTYSPSDVHVPTRAVSNTKRGGKTVHPEIAAAEAAAQRRRQSDPRGMMGQSTPPDEIADGTPRSAQYTQTPAPGQMGQPSSLPATAPTNTQPYDTSSTNDGNTYRQGLGSTRTTTTQPGRSYNNYGIQSSENTYGQQYPQPTRPVIKGTTTAHRTTRSRSATSISGVGQASAPIFYPAAPSELSTQPYPDLPPYNNGNNRIPTDGDLVARSVPPLRGYYDPNEKVAPPLNERQQTELDLATLESSYSGWVGGSGWVRFRSGTPGVNRLFDYEAPIEATFVAGNRVRFSVVPKAVFLNSGTLDLGTLGATTATPLLGTLPATAITSPAPQYSSGVGGELQMTSTNFGLAVGYTPYSFLVNNITGRARARFFNHLTIFGERDSVKDTQLSYAGLRDPGSVTPVFSGNIWGGVVSTTVGARFDFGDEKSGFYISGDGGTVNGYKVLDNQKLEGTMGAYFRVWQVPQYGSLNVGGSFFGMHYAHNEIPLTYGNGGYFSPEVYFLGSVPVTWNGHYREKWHYTVAGAIGVQTFVQDTAKYYPMSDSASVALFNGSLSGCSLTEIAQKTCATAYNARSTSTGANFNIGGQFSYQVAEHWYVGGALAANNTNNYTMVQPTFFARYLFKAQYPTDDYPTGLFPMEGLRPLRVP, from the coding sequence TTGCACGCACAGACACAGCCCGCCGCCACCAGCGCAGCCACACAGGCTTTGTTGGATAAGGCTCGTTCGCTGGAGTCGCGCGGACGCATGGATATGGCTGCGCAGACCTGGCAACAGGTTTTGCTCGCCGATCCGAACAATACGGACGCACTCGCTGGTCTGGCGCGCGCCGCCAAAATGTCCGGTAACAATGCGCTGGCCAACACCTATCTGCAACGCCTGCGTTCCATCAATCCGAACGATCCCGGCATCGCTCGCGCGGAAAGCGTGATGCAGCAGGGTGCGCAACTCGCCGAATTGCAAAAGGCAGGCAAGCTTGCCGCCGCTGGAAATTACGCAGAAGCCGTGCGCATTTATCGCTCCGTCTTCGGAAACAACCCGCCGCAGGGCGAGTGGGCACTGGCGTACTACGAGACAGAAGCTGCCACGGAAGACGGTCGTCCGCACGCCATTGCAGCGCTGCGGTCATTGATGGATCGTTACCCGGCGGACTCGCGTTATCAGGTGGCTCTCGGTCGCATCCTTACGTACAACCCCAAGACGCGCGCGGAAGGCCGCAGACTGTTGGAGCGCCATCCCAATGATCCGCAGGCAGCCGAGGCGCTGAAGCAGTCGCTCGTGTGGGATGCGCAGAACCCAGCTTCGGCAGGTGACATCCGCAACTACCTCGCAAAGCACAAGGACGCGCAGTTGCAGGACGCGCTCCGCACCACAGAAGCGAATCAGCGCGCCGCAGCAAAAGGCCGCAAGCCCAGCGCCGGTACACCAGCCGCACCGTATGTAGAACCGGCCGAAAACGCTCAGCTCCGCCAATACAACGCAGAACAGAGTGCCGCCTACGCCGCGCTGAATGCGAAGCGGTTCACCGAAGCGGAAGAGCGGTTCAAGACATTGCTGGCCAAGAATCCCAACGATGCGCGCGCACTTGCGGGCATGGGATACGTCCGCATGAATCAGCAGAACTTCGGCGGCTCCATCTCCTTTCTGGAGCAGGCCAAGCAGGAAGGCGCGACGGACAAGGGGCTTGACGCCAACCTCACCACCGCGCGTTACTTCTACACAATTCAGGAGGGCGGCATCGCCCTCAACGAAAACGACCTGACCACCGCCGAACAGCAGTACCGACAGGCGCTTGCTATCCGTCCTGCTGGCCCGGAAGCGTTGCTTGGACTCGCGGGAACACTCGCCAAGGCGCAGCAGCCGGAACCTGCCAGCGCCGCGTATCAGGAATACATCCGTCTGAAGCCGCAGGCCATCGAAGGTTGGCGTGGTCTGTTCATGTCGCAGTATCAGGCTGGCCATGCTGCCGCTGCGCTCGACACAGAACGTCGCACGCCGCAGACCATCCGCACGCAACTCATGCGTGATCCGGACTATCTCCGTTCGCTGGCATCGGCGTATTCCGCAGTTGGCCGCGATGCGGATGCACAACGCGTTTTGCGTTCGGCGCTCGATATGCCTTTTCCTGCGGGAGCGCAGGGTCTGAAGGCAGACACACAGCTTCAGTACGCCAGCCTGCTGTTGCAGGCAAACCATCTTGATCAGGCCGCTGGCCTGTACCGGCAGGTACTTTCAGCGGACCCTACGAACGCGCTCGCATGGCAGGGATTAGTTAACACTCTGCACACCATGCATGACGATGCGGGCGCGATTCAGACATTGGAGAGCATGCCGCCTGTTGTTTACGATCAGGCGCTCCGTGACCCCGGCTTCCTCGGCACCGCCGCAGCCATCTATCAATCGCAAAACAAGTACGACATCGCGCAAAGCCTGTTGGAGCGCGCCATCGCGCAGCAGAACACTGCAGGCCAGCGCATCCCTGCGCCCCTCCAGCTGCAGTTGGCGGGCCTGTATCTTCAGCGCAACGACGCAGCACACGCCTTTCCCATCTACCAGCGCATCCTTAGCGAAAACCCGGATCGAGTAGATGCATGGAAGGGGCTGCTGACCGCGCTGCATACCGCAGGCCGTGACCGCGACGCTCTCGCGCAGGTGCAGCAGATTCCAGTGGCCACGCGCAAGACGCTCGAAGGTGACGTGGAATATCTCCAGACCATTGGCAATATCTATAACAGCCTCGGTCAGCCTTCGCAGGCCATGCTCTTCCTGAACCGCGTGCAGCAGCGTTACGCAAGCCAGCACACGGTACCACCGGCAGACATCGACATTCAGAATGCCTGGCTGCTCTTTAACGGGCAGAACGACGTTGGTCTCTATCGCCAGTTGTTGGTGCTTGGCAGCCGCCAGGATCTTTCCGATGAACAGCGCCGTACGGTACAGGTGATCTGGGCCAATTGGGCCGTTCGCAAAGCAAATCAATCCGCTGCTGCGAACAACGAGAAGCGCTCACTCGCAATCCTGAACGCCACAGCGAAAGCCTTCCCGGATAACCCCGGAGTCATCAAGGCGCTGGCAGGCGGATACCTCCGCGCCGGATTGCCCAAGCAGGCAGTTTCCATTTTCAAAGCGCAGGACATGAGCACCGGCTCCGCAGCGGATTACAAGGCCGCGGTCGGTTCCGCGCTCGCTGCGAATGATCTCAAGGACGCCGAAAACTGGCTGCGTTACGCGCTGGATCAGTATCCCCGCGATGGCCAGATCCTGAACCTTGCTGCCCGTTTCGAGCAGGCCCGTGGCGACAGCACGCGTGCGGCCGATTACTACCGCGCATCGCTCGCGGCACAGCCGCAGCCCGACCCCGGTTCGGAGCTGGCAAGCATCCTCAACCAGCCATCGCCGCAGCTGAACCCGCGCCAGCTGCCCAGCCCCACGCAGGCCGAGGGCCTTGCGCAGCTTCTGGCTCCTGGACAGGAAGATCGCAATCCGGACGGCACCCCCATGACGCAGCCTCCGGCACATCCGTATCTTCCGAATGCGTCGAACTCGTATGGCCAGGCTCCAGTGCAGATTGGTACCCAGGCACCGCTGCCGGGTTCCGGATACGCTCAGCCTTACAACGGCAACACCGCTCAGCCGACGGTGCCGTCGTACATGGCGAACCCCAATTCGACGGTGCGTCAGCAACCTTCCACGCAGCGTCTGCGTGACTACGTCCCGAATTCCGGCACTCTGCCTGCCCCAGGCTCCATCGTGTATCCCGGTGTCTCGGAAAATTACGCAATGCCGGATGTAACAGGGCATGCACAGGAAGCTCCGCTAACCGCAAGCGCACAGCCGCTCTCCTCCGAGACGGACCTACCAGGAACAGCACCAGACGCCTCGCTCGCGTACCAGCACGAACAGATTCGACGTTCGACCGAGCAGGCTCAGTCCGGGAATACCTCGGAACCGCTTTATCTTGCGGGATCGCACAGGGAAGGGGCGCAGACTGGCCAGTTCAACGGCGAAGTCTATGGTCCGTACGTCCCCTACGTTGCGCCCTCGCAGCAGAACGCGACACCGATGGTCACGTACTCGCCCAGCGACGTGCACGTTCCTACTCGCGCGGTCAGCAACACCAAGCGCGGCGGGAAGACGGTACATCCTGAGATCGCCGCTGCGGAAGCCGCCGCACAGCGCCGTCGCCAGTCTGACCCACGTGGCATGATGGGGCAGAGTACTCCGCCCGACGAGATCGCCGACGGTACGCCTCGCAGTGCGCAGTACACGCAAACCCCTGCGCCCGGACAGATGGGCCAGCCATCGTCCTTGCCTGCGACGGCACCCACGAATACGCAGCCGTACGACACGTCGTCCACCAATGACGGCAACACCTACCGTCAGGGCCTGGGCAGTACGCGTACCACCACGACTCAGCCTGGCCGTTCGTACAACAACTACGGTATCCAGAGCAGCGAGAACACCTACGGCCAGCAGTATCCGCAACCCACGCGCCCTGTGATCAAGGGCACCACCACCGCTCACCGCACCACTCGCTCGCGTTCGGCCACCTCGATTTCTGGCGTGGGTCAGGCGTCAGCTCCGATCTTCTATCCGGCAGCGCCCAGCGAGCTTTCGACGCAGCCATACCCGGATCTACCGCCATACAACAACGGCAACAATCGCATCCCCACGGATGGCGACCTGGTCGCGCGTAGCGTGCCGCCTCTCCGTGGGTATTACGATCCGAACGAGAAGGTAGCGCCACCGCTCAACGAGCGTCAGCAGACAGAACTCGACCTTGCCACACTGGAATCCAGCTACTCCGGTTGGGTGGGTGGCAGTGGTTGGGTACGCTTCCGTAGCGGCACACCGGGCGTCAACCGCCTCTTCGATTACGAAGCTCCCATCGAAGCCACCTTCGTTGCGGGCAACCGTGTGCGCTTCTCCGTTGTCCCGAAGGCAGTTTTCCTGAACAGCGGAACGCTCGATCTCGGCACCCTGGGCGCAACGACTGCGACACCGCTACTGGGTACATTGCCTGCCACGGCCATCACCTCTCCCGCGCCGCAGTATTCTTCCGGCGTTGGCGGCGAACTGCAGATGACGAGCACGAACTTTGGCCTGGCCGTTGGTTATACGCCGTACTCGTTCCTGGTAAACAACATTACCGGCCGCGCGCGTGCGCGCTTCTTCAATCACCTGACGATCTTCGGTGAGCGCGACTCGGTGAAGGATACGCAGCTTTCGTACGCCGGTCTCCGTGACCCGGGTTCCGTAACCCCCGTCTTCTCAGGCAACATCTGGGGCGGCGTGGTCTCCACCACAGTGGGTGCCCGATTCGATTTCGGTGATGAGAAGTCAGGCTTCTACATCAGCGGCGACGGTGGCACGGTCAACGGTTACAAGGTGCTTGACAACCAGAAGCTGGAAGGCACCATGGGCGCATACTTCCGCGTCTGGCAGGTGCCACAGTATGGTTCGCTCAACGTGGGTGGCAGCTTCTTCGGCATGCACTACGCTCACAACGAAATCCCACTGACGTACGGAAACGGCGGCTACTTCAGCCCCGAGGTCTACTTCCTGGGTTCGGTTCCCGTCACGTGGAACGGTCATTACCGTGAAAAATGGCATTACACGGTTGCCGGTGCCATCGGCGTGCAGACCTTCGTTCAGGACACGGCGAAGTACTATCCCATGTCCGACTCCGCCAGCGTGGCGCTGTTTAACGGCTCACTCTCTGGCTGCTCTCTGACTGAGATTGCTCAGAAGACCTGCGCCACGGCCTACAACGCACGGAGCACCTCCACAGGAGCCAACTTCAACATCGGTGGTCAGTTCAGCTATCAAGTGGCCGAACACTGGTACGTGGGTGGAGCGCTGGCTGCGAACAACACTAACAACTACACGATGGTGCAGCCCACCTTCTTCGCGCGTTACCTTTTCAAGGCACAGTACCCCACGGACGACTATCCGACGGGCCTGTTCCCAATGGAAGGACTCCGTCCGCTACGCGTTCCATAA
- a CDS encoding arginine--tRNA ligase has translation MYRKLKQALLETTANVLQTKYEVTGANIATELPPNIALGEIATPVAFELAKRLRKAPKMIAAELAAELNGIDGVATVEVAGAGYLNVKLDRAAITKRIAKGEHSDIGGEGLRLVEHTSINPNKAAHVGHLRNAILGDSFARLLRKDAYKSGYPTVVQNYIDNTGVQVADVVVGLLHLEGKSPADVDALIGDLIARGERVDYYLWDLYARVSQWYDSDADQKEARKKLRLDTLHHIEEGDNEIAKVADLVATAVLERHLETMERLSIEYDFLPRESEILHLHFWEAARQLMVERGVLYLETEGKNKGCWVMRRPGAEVVEGPDEDAKVIIRSNGTVTYVGKDIAYHLWKFGLLPGRDFGYKIFREYESHPCWISTMHGETPHPHYGQAAAIYNVIDSRQNDPQANVVESLRALGYTEAAANYTHINYAMVALTPRCAIDLGYTLSDADKEKQHLEVSGRKGFGVKADDLLDRLIAAAKSEVDARHPEDPESQRQRSAEQIAVGALRYFMLKYTRNTIIAFDFRDALSFEGETGPYAQYSAVRAANILKKAGVTEQHAINDIADVDLAPYFEDEAGDSLWAMWLILSRVTTIVEQSIAAAEPAIVARFAFQLAQEFNNFYHRNHVLNETDAARKKLLLATAAVASRELARVLGWLGIEVPLSM, from the coding sequence ATGTATCGCAAGCTCAAACAGGCACTGCTGGAAACCACAGCAAACGTGCTGCAAACAAAGTACGAAGTAACCGGCGCAAACATCGCCACGGAACTACCGCCGAATATCGCGTTGGGTGAAATCGCCACGCCTGTGGCTTTTGAACTCGCAAAGCGCCTGCGCAAAGCGCCGAAGATGATAGCCGCAGAACTTGCCGCTGAACTCAATGGCATCGACGGCGTAGCTACGGTTGAAGTCGCCGGTGCTGGCTACCTCAACGTAAAGCTTGATCGCGCCGCGATCACGAAACGCATCGCAAAAGGTGAACACTCCGACATTGGTGGTGAAGGTCTTCGCCTCGTCGAACACACCAGCATCAATCCCAACAAGGCTGCGCATGTAGGCCATCTGCGCAACGCCATTCTTGGCGACAGCTTCGCGCGTCTTCTGCGCAAGGACGCGTACAAGTCCGGCTATCCCACCGTGGTGCAGAACTACATCGACAACACCGGCGTGCAGGTTGCAGATGTCGTCGTGGGCCTGCTGCATCTGGAAGGGAAGTCGCCTGCAGACGTGGATGCACTCATCGGCGATCTGATCGCGCGCGGCGAACGTGTCGACTACTACCTGTGGGATCTCTACGCCCGCGTCTCGCAGTGGTATGACAGCGATGCCGATCAGAAAGAAGCACGCAAGAAACTACGCCTGGACACGCTGCACCACATCGAAGAGGGCGACAACGAAATCGCAAAGGTAGCCGACCTTGTCGCCACCGCGGTTCTGGAACGCCATCTCGAAACCATGGAGCGCCTCTCCATCGAGTACGACTTCCTTCCGCGCGAAAGCGAAATCCTGCACCTGCATTTCTGGGAAGCCGCACGCCAGTTGATGGTGGAGCGCGGCGTTCTTTATCTGGAAACAGAAGGTAAGAACAAGGGCTGCTGGGTTATGCGCCGCCCCGGCGCTGAAGTGGTTGAAGGCCCCGATGAAGATGCAAAGGTCATCATCCGTTCTAACGGCACCGTGACCTACGTAGGCAAAGACATTGCGTATCACCTATGGAAGTTCGGCTTGCTCCCCGGCCGCGATTTCGGCTACAAGATCTTCCGCGAATACGAGTCGCATCCCTGCTGGATCAGCACCATGCACGGCGAAACTCCGCATCCGCACTACGGTCAGGCCGCTGCCATCTACAACGTGATTGACTCACGTCAGAACGATCCGCAGGCGAACGTGGTGGAGAGCCTTCGCGCTCTCGGTTACACCGAAGCCGCCGCGAACTACACCCACATCAACTACGCGATGGTCGCGCTCACACCGCGTTGCGCAATCGATCTCGGATACACACTGAGCGATGCCGACAAAGAGAAGCAGCATCTCGAAGTCAGCGGTCGCAAGGGTTTCGGTGTAAAGGCAGACGATCTTCTCGATCGCCTGATTGCAGCAGCCAAGTCTGAAGTCGACGCACGTCATCCTGAAGATCCCGAATCGCAGCGTCAGCGTTCGGCGGAACAGATCGCAGTTGGTGCTCTGCGTTACTTCATGCTGAAGTACACACGCAACACCATCATCGCGTTTGATTTCCGCGATGCGCTTTCCTTCGAAGGTGAAACCGGCCCATATGCGCAGTACTCTGCAGTGCGCGCCGCAAACATCCTGAAGAAGGCAGGCGTTACGGAACAGCACGCGATCAACGACATTGCCGACGTCGATCTGGCTCCCTACTTCGAAGATGAGGCAGGCGACAGTCTGTGGGCCATGTGGCTCATCCTGTCGCGTGTGACAACGATTGTGGAGCAGTCCATCGCTGCAGCAGAACCCGCAATCGTTGCGCGTTTTGCCTTCCAACTCGCGCAGGAGTTCAACAACTTCTACCACCGCAATCACGTGTTGAACGAAACTGATGCCGCAAGAAAGAAGCTGTTGCTGGCAACCGCCGCAGTAGCTTCGCGAGAACTAGCACGCGTTCTCGGATGGCTCGGTATCGAAGTGCCGTTGTCAATGTAA
- the bcsZ gene encoding cellulose synthase complex periplasmic endoglucanase BcsZ, with amino-acid sequence MLGVRKGWRNCFRRTAAVAIACVTLLSQTGCRAEVPWPLWQSYRAKFVDASGRVIDHDANERTTSEGMAYGMFFALVTNDRPTFDKMLRWTEDNLAGGDLTARLPAWNWGKSPEGQWKTLDANSAADADLWMAYDLVEAGRMWKDDRLAKLGTVLANHIAQSEVALIPGLGAVLLPGPQGFHPDQNIFILNPSYTPPQVVARLRFDSPTGPWASLLESYPMLVQGSSPAGYAMDWVTAGTGVRPSGTPAQLATGKTDFTPIGAYEAIRVYLWLGMADKGTVGISESLGYLQGMGRYMQTAPTPPLQVDSTGKILNPEGTVGFSAAMIPYLVATGRMSQAKSQNDRLTASKDSATGLYGHSSLYYDQNLAMFATGWQEGRFHFDRDGKLRLKWK; translated from the coding sequence ATGCTGGGAGTACGAAAAGGATGGCGCAATTGCTTCCGTCGCACTGCGGCGGTTGCCATTGCGTGTGTGACGTTGCTGTCGCAGACGGGCTGCCGGGCAGAGGTTCCCTGGCCGCTGTGGCAGTCCTATCGTGCGAAGTTTGTCGATGCGTCGGGCCGGGTCATTGACCATGACGCCAACGAGCGCACCACCAGCGAAGGCATGGCTTACGGCATGTTCTTCGCGCTCGTCACAAACGACCGCCCCACCTTTGACAAGATGCTTCGCTGGACAGAAGACAATCTGGCTGGCGGCGACCTGACCGCGCGACTTCCCGCATGGAATTGGGGCAAGTCACCGGAAGGTCAATGGAAGACGCTGGACGCCAACTCTGCAGCCGATGCTGATCTCTGGATGGCCTACGATCTCGTCGAAGCCGGACGCATGTGGAAGGATGATCGTCTCGCGAAACTCGGCACTGTACTGGCAAATCACATCGCTCAGAGTGAAGTCGCGCTGATACCCGGGTTGGGCGCCGTGTTGCTTCCAGGCCCACAGGGTTTTCATCCCGATCAAAACATCTTCATTCTGAATCCCTCATACACGCCGCCGCAGGTGGTTGCACGGCTGCGGTTTGATTCTCCTACGGGGCCCTGGGCCTCGTTACTGGAGAGCTATCCCATGCTCGTCCAGGGAAGCTCTCCTGCCGGATACGCCATGGACTGGGTCACCGCAGGAACAGGCGTACGTCCCAGCGGAACGCCGGCACAGCTGGCCACCGGCAAGACAGACTTCACCCCGATCGGCGCTTACGAAGCCATCCGTGTGTATCTCTGGCTCGGCATGGCCGACAAAGGCACGGTTGGAATCTCCGAGTCGCTGGGTTATCTGCAAGGCATGGGCCGCTACATGCAAACGGCTCCAACGCCGCCCCTTCAGGTAGATTCCACCGGAAAAATCCTTAATCCGGAGGGCACTGTCGGATTTTCAGCGGCCATGATTCCTTACCTCGTCGCTACCGGCCGCATGAGCCAGGCCAAGTCGCAGAACGACCGCCTGACGGCGAGCAAGGACTCAGCCACCGGCCTCTATGGTCACTCTTCTCTGTACTATGACCAAAATCTTGCGATGTTTGCGACAGGTTGGCAGGAGGGACGTTTTCACTTCGACCGTGATGGAAAACTCAGGCTGAAATGGAAATAG